One segment of Sandaracinaceae bacterium DNA contains the following:
- the cobT gene encoding nicotinate-nucleotide--dimethylbenzimidazole phosphoribosyltransferase, whose product MPAPLDASSMQAARLRQASLTKPALALGRLEQLAIQLAGIQRTAIPQARPAACLLFAAEHPVTRHGVSAYPSEVTAAMVANFVGGGAAASVLSRRQGIPLQVVNVGVAMPALPGVVRGASADMPAGDLRTEDAMPPATFDAAFAAGRAAVANLAEAPRVLLLGEMGIGNTTAASAVVAALLGMNPEDAVGAGTGVDAAGRARKVAVVHDALARLPAGLAPLEVLRCVGGRELAAIAGASLEAAERGIAILVDGFIVSAGVLAAARHEPGITPYLIPAHRSREVGHRRVLEALVGDASLALLDLDLALGEASGALLAFPLLELALATHAEMATFDSAGVPDREEGESTLP is encoded by the coding sequence ATGCCAGCTCCGCTCGACGCCTCCTCCATGCAAGCCGCTCGTCTCCGTCAGGCTTCGCTCACGAAGCCGGCGCTCGCGCTCGGGCGCCTCGAGCAGCTGGCCATCCAGCTGGCGGGCATCCAGCGCACCGCCATCCCGCAGGCCCGCCCTGCCGCCTGCTTGCTCTTCGCGGCCGAGCACCCGGTCACGCGTCACGGTGTCAGCGCCTATCCCAGCGAGGTGACCGCCGCCATGGTGGCCAACTTCGTGGGGGGCGGCGCGGCTGCCAGCGTGCTCTCGCGTCGCCAGGGCATCCCGCTGCAGGTGGTCAACGTGGGGGTGGCCATGCCTGCGCTCCCGGGCGTGGTGCGCGGCGCCTCGGCCGACATGCCCGCAGGCGACCTCCGCACCGAGGACGCCATGCCGCCCGCCACGTTCGACGCTGCGTTTGCGGCAGGCCGGGCCGCCGTGGCGAACCTGGCGGAAGCGCCTCGCGTGCTGCTCCTCGGCGAGATGGGCATCGGCAACACCACGGCCGCGAGCGCGGTGGTCGCCGCGCTGCTCGGCATGAACCCTGAAGACGCCGTGGGCGCTGGCACGGGCGTGGACGCGGCGGGCCGTGCTCGCAAGGTGGCCGTGGTGCACGATGCCCTCGCGCGCCTACCGGCGGGGCTCGCTCCGCTCGAGGTGCTGCGGTGCGTGGGTGGCCGTGAGCTCGCCGCCATCGCGGGCGCCAGCCTCGAAGCCGCCGAGCGCGGCATCGCCATCTTGGTCGATGGCTTCATCGTGAGCGCGGGCGTGCTGGCTGCGGCGCGTCACGAGCCGGGCATCACGCCCTATCTCATCCCTGCGCACCGCTCGCGCGAGGTCGGTCACCGGCGTGTGCTCGAGGCGCTGGTGGGCGACGCGTCGCTCGCGCTCCTGGACCTGGACCTTGCCCTCGGTGAGGCCAGCGGTGCGCTGCTCGCGTTCCCTCTGCTGGAGCTGGCGCTCGCCACCCACGCCGAGATGGCCACGTTCGACTCGGCCGGTGTGCCCGACCGGGAAGAAGGGGAAAGCACGCTGCCGTGA